A DNA window from Hevea brasiliensis isolate MT/VB/25A 57/8 chromosome 2, ASM3005281v1, whole genome shotgun sequence contains the following coding sequences:
- the LOC110660865 gene encoding protein transport protein sft2: MQKMAQGWFSGGSSEDQQQKPASSLLADWNSYAASRDTNESTGSSIGFDLEAAVRSANDSVTGTFNVVSKGVRDIPGNFQSATSNIPSGKALMYFGLFLATGVFFVFIAFAMFLPVIVLMPQKFAICFTLGCVFIISSFLALKGPKNQFVHMTSKERLPFTLGFIGSMVGTIYVSMVLHSYILSVLFSVIQVLALVYYCISYFPGGSAGMKFLSSSLVSSVMRCFGR; encoded by the exons atgcAGAAAATGGCACAGGGTTGGTTTTCGGGTGGTAGTAGCGAAGATCAACAGCAAAAACCCGCATCATCTCTATTGGCAGATTGGAACTCATACGCCGCTTCGCGAGATACTAATGAGAGCACTGGATCAAGCATTGGGTTCGATCTTGAAGCCGCTGTCCGTTCCGCAAACGACTCCGTTACGGGCACCTTCAATGT GGTGTCTAAAGGAGTGAGAGATATACCTGGCAATTTCCAGTCTGCCACCAGCAACATTCCTTCAGGAAAAGCTCTCATGTATTTTGGTTTATTTCTTGCAACTGGAGTGTTCTTTGTTTTCATTGCATTTGCGATGTTCCTGCCTGTCATAGTACTGATGCCCCAGAAATTTGCAATATGTTTTACACTCGGATGTGTCTTCATCATTTCATCATTTCTGGCACTCAAGGGTCCCAAGAATCAATTTGTTCACATGACATCCAAAGAG AGACTTCCTTTTACATTGGGATTCATAGGCAGTATGGTGGGTACTATATATGTCTCAATGGTGCTTCACAGCTATATTCTTTCTGTGCTTTTCTCCGTAATACAG GTTCTTGCACTTGTATATTATTGCATTTCCTACTTCCCTGGTGGGTCTGCTGGAATGAAATTCCTCTCCTCTTCCCTTGTATCATCAGTGATGAGATGTTTTGGGAGGTGA